In the genome of Dickeya fangzhongdai, one region contains:
- the rplM gene encoding 50S ribosomal protein L13, translated as MKTFTAKPETVKRDWYVVDASGKTLGRLATELARRLRGKHKAEYTPHVDTGDYIIVLNAEKVAVTGNKRSDKMYYHHTGHIGGIKEATFEEMIARRPERVIEIAVKGMLPKGPLGRAMYRKLKVYAGNEHNHAAQQPQVLDI; from the coding sequence ATGAAAACTTTTACAGCTAAACCAGAAACCGTAAAACGCGACTGGTACGTTGTTGATGCGAGCGGTAAAACTCTTGGCCGTCTGGCTACTGAACTGGCTCGTCGTCTGCGCGGTAAGCACAAAGCGGAATACACTCCGCACGTTGATACCGGTGACTACATCATCGTTCTGAACGCAGAAAAAGTTGCTGTAACCGGCAACAAACGTTCTGACAAGATGTACTACCACCACACCGGCCACATCGGTGGTATCAAAGAAGCGACCTTTGAAGAGATGATTGCCCGCCGTCCTGAGCGCGTAATTGAAATCGCGGTTAAAGGCATGCTGCCGAAGGGCCCGCTGGGTCGTGCTATGTACCGTAAACTGAAAGTTTACGCTGGTAACGAGCACAATCACGCGGCACAGCAACCGCAAGTTCTGGACATTTAA
- a CDS encoding TIGR01212 family radical SAM protein (This family includes YhcC from E. coli K-12, an uncharacterized radical SAM protein.) — MQLQKLINMFGGELQRRYGEKIHKLTLHGGFSCPNRDGTLGRGGCTFCNVASFADEQMQQRSIAEQLAAQAGKVNRARRYLAYFQAYTSTYAEVQVLASMYRQALTQADMVGLCVGTRPDCVPDTVLDLLADYHEQGYEVWLELGLQSAHDRTLRRINRGHDFACYRQTAQRARARGLNVCSHLIVGLPGESDEHCLSTLQQVVEAGVDGIKLHPLHIVTGSVMAKAWGAGRLPELSLARYVSIAGEMIRHTPPGIVYHRISASARRPTLLAPLWCENRWTGMVGVHDYLQQHGAQGSALGQPFHYSTN; from the coding sequence ATGCAATTGCAAAAATTAATCAATATGTTTGGTGGCGAGCTTCAGCGTCGTTATGGAGAAAAAATCCATAAATTGACGCTGCACGGGGGATTTAGCTGTCCGAACCGCGATGGCACGTTGGGACGCGGCGGTTGCACCTTCTGCAATGTGGCGTCGTTCGCCGACGAGCAGATGCAGCAGCGCAGCATCGCCGAGCAACTGGCTGCGCAGGCCGGCAAGGTCAATCGCGCCCGCCGCTATCTGGCCTATTTTCAGGCTTATACCAGCACGTATGCCGAGGTGCAGGTGCTGGCGTCCATGTACCGGCAGGCGCTGACGCAGGCTGATATGGTGGGGTTGTGCGTGGGCACCCGGCCGGACTGTGTGCCGGATACGGTGCTGGACCTGCTGGCTGACTATCACGAACAAGGCTATGAAGTCTGGCTGGAGCTGGGGCTGCAAAGCGCCCATGACCGAACGTTGCGGCGCATCAATCGCGGGCATGATTTCGCCTGTTACCGGCAGACCGCACAGCGCGCGCGCGCCAGAGGGCTCAACGTGTGCAGCCACCTGATTGTCGGCTTGCCCGGCGAGAGCGACGAGCATTGCCTGTCGACGCTGCAGCAGGTGGTGGAAGCCGGCGTGGACGGCATCAAGCTGCATCCGTTGCACATTGTGACCGGCAGCGTAATGGCGAAAGCCTGGGGAGCCGGTCGGCTACCGGAACTGTCGCTGGCGCGTTATGTGTCGATTGCCGGCGAAATGATTCGTCACACCCCGCCCGGAATTGTCTATCACCGTATTTCCGCCAGCGCCCGGCGGCCGACGCTGCTGGCGCCGCTGTGGTGCGAAAATCGCTGGACCGGCATGGTCGGCGTTCACGACTACCTGCAACAGCATGGCGCGCAAGGTTCCGCGCTGGGGCAGCCGTTTCATTACTCAACAAACTAA
- the sspB gene encoding ClpXP protease specificity-enhancing factor: MTLSQLSPRRPYLLRAFYDWLLDNQLTPHLVVDVTVPGVQVPMEFARDGQIVLNIAPRAVGNLELADDSVRFNARFGGVPRQVFVPMASVMAIYARENGAGTMFEPEPAYEIVEEFGEQPQTEDESKPTLISVVDNESPSSQNEQPDDEPPQPPRGGRPSLRVVK; this comes from the coding sequence ATGACGTTGTCTCAGCTCTCTCCGCGCCGCCCGTATTTATTACGGGCCTTTTATGACTGGTTGCTGGACAACCAGCTGACGCCGCATCTGGTGGTGGATGTGACCGTTCCCGGCGTGCAGGTGCCGATGGAGTTTGCACGCGACGGGCAAATTGTCCTGAATATTGCGCCGCGTGCGGTGGGAAATCTCGAACTGGCTGACGACAGCGTACGTTTCAACGCGCGTTTTGGTGGTGTTCCCCGGCAGGTGTTTGTTCCGATGGCGTCGGTTATGGCGATTTATGCCCGGGAAAATGGCGCGGGCACCATGTTTGAGCCGGAGCCAGCCTACGAAATCGTCGAAGAGTTTGGCGAGCAGCCTCAAACCGAAGATGAGTCCAAACCGACGCTGATATCGGTGGTGGACAACGAATCTCCCTCTTCGCAGAACGAGCAGCCGGATGACGAGCCGCCGCAGCCGCCGCGAGGCGGCAGACCTTCCCTGCGCGTGGTCAAATAA
- a CDS encoding GFA family protein has translation MKTSQGRCLCGAVTITVPESCTHDVYVCHCGMCQKWGGGPLMAIESQHDVVIEGKEHIGFYRSSDWAERAFCRTCGTHLFYRLFEPEIYSLSAGLFSDGQKRLVSQIYIDNKPDYYDFAQQTPMMTEQDVIDLHKA, from the coding sequence ATGAAAACCAGTCAAGGCCGCTGTTTATGCGGTGCGGTAACCATAACGGTCCCTGAGTCATGTACGCACGATGTTTACGTCTGCCATTGCGGTATGTGCCAGAAGTGGGGCGGCGGGCCGTTGATGGCGATTGAATCTCAGCATGATGTGGTGATTGAAGGGAAAGAGCATATCGGTTTTTATCGCTCTTCCGACTGGGCAGAGCGCGCGTTCTGCCGTACATGCGGGACTCATCTGTTTTATCGGTTGTTTGAACCGGAGATCTATTCGCTTTCGGCGGGGCTATTTTCAGACGGACAAAAACGATTGGTTTCGCAAATCTATATTGATAATAAGCCTGATTATTACGACTTTGCGCAGCAAACCCCAATGATGACCGAACAGGATGTTATTGATTTACATAAAGCGTAA
- the sspA gene encoding stringent starvation protein SspA — MAVAANKRSVMTLFSGPSDIFSHQVRIVLAEKGVSVEIEQVDMDNLPQDLIDLNPYGSVPTLVDRELTLYESRIIMEYLDERFPHPPLMPVYPVARGNSRLMMHRIEQDWYSLMKTVLNGNAQDAEAARKQLREELLAIAPVFNEAPYFMSEEFSLVDCYLAPLLWRLPLLGIELSGSGAKELKGYMTRVFERDAFLASLTEAEREIRLQSRG; from the coding sequence ATGGCTGTCGCTGCCAACAAACGTTCGGTGATGACGCTGTTTTCCGGTCCGTCCGACATTTTTAGCCATCAGGTCCGCATCGTACTGGCCGAGAAAGGGGTGAGTGTCGAGATTGAACAGGTGGACATGGATAATCTGCCGCAGGACCTTATCGACCTCAATCCTTACGGTTCCGTACCGACGCTGGTTGACCGTGAGCTGACGTTGTATGAATCACGTATCATCATGGAATATCTGGATGAGCGTTTCCCTCATCCGCCGTTGATGCCGGTCTATCCGGTGGCGCGCGGCAACAGTCGCCTGATGATGCACCGGATTGAGCAGGATTGGTATTCGTTGATGAAAACCGTCCTGAATGGCAATGCACAGGATGCGGAGGCCGCGCGCAAGCAACTTCGTGAAGAGCTGCTGGCTATCGCCCCGGTTTTCAACGAAGCCCCGTATTTCATGAGTGAAGAATTCAGTCTGGTGGATTGCTATCTGGCACCGCTGCTGTGGCGTCTGCCGCTGCTGGGGATTGAATTGAGCGGTTCCGGCGCCAAGGAACTGAAAGGCTACATGACGCGTGTGTTCGAACGCGATGCCTTCCTCGCTTCCCTGACTGAAGCCGAGCGCGAAATCCGGTTGCAATCCAGAGGGTAA
- the yghX gene encoding YghX family hydrolase: protein MTRLTAKDFQPELLELYDYYAHGKLTKREFLERAARYAAGGLTAMTILSLMSPNYALAQQVEFTDPAIIPEYITYPSPNGHGSVRGYLVRPAKTSGPVPAVVVVHENRGLNPYIEDVARRLAKEGFIALAPDGLSSVGGYPGNDDKGRELQQQIDPTKLMNDFFAAVEFLMKHKDATGKVGITGFCYGGGVSNAAAVAYPELAAAVPFYGRQPKPEDVARIKAPLLLHYAERDDNINAGWPAYESALKAANKTYEAYVYPGTNHGFHNDSTPRYDKAAADLAWNRTIAWFRRYLV, encoded by the coding sequence ATGACGCGCCTTACAGCAAAAGATTTTCAACCGGAATTGCTTGAGCTTTATGACTATTACGCGCACGGCAAACTGACCAAGCGCGAGTTTCTGGAGCGCGCCGCCAGGTATGCCGCGGGCGGCCTGACCGCCATGACCATTCTATCCCTGATGAGCCCGAACTATGCGCTGGCGCAGCAGGTGGAATTCACCGACCCGGCGATCATCCCGGAATACATCACCTACCCTTCCCCTAACGGTCACGGCAGCGTACGCGGCTATCTTGTGCGCCCGGCCAAAACCAGCGGCCCGGTTCCCGCCGTGGTGGTGGTGCATGAAAATCGGGGTCTTAACCCGTATATCGAGGATGTGGCGCGGCGTTTGGCCAAAGAAGGATTTATCGCGCTGGCGCCGGACGGCCTGAGCTCAGTCGGCGGCTACCCGGGCAACGACGACAAAGGGCGGGAACTCCAGCAGCAGATCGACCCGACCAAACTGATGAATGATTTCTTTGCCGCAGTCGAATTTCTGATGAAGCATAAAGACGCGACCGGCAAAGTCGGCATCACCGGATTTTGCTACGGCGGCGGCGTATCCAACGCGGCGGCCGTGGCCTATCCGGAGTTGGCCGCTGCCGTGCCGTTCTACGGACGTCAACCCAAACCGGAAGACGTCGCCCGCATCAAGGCGCCGTTGCTGTTGCACTACGCAGAGCGCGACGACAACATCAATGCCGGCTGGCCGGCGTATGAATCCGCGTTAAAAGCCGCCAATAAAACCTACGAAGCCTACGTCTACCCCGGCACCAATCACGGCTTCCATAACGATTCCACGCCGCGGTACGACAAAGCCGCCGCCGACCTGGCATGGAACA
- a CDS encoding glutamate synthase small subunit, whose amino-acid sequence MSQNVYQFIDLQRVDPPKKPLKIRKIEFVEIYEPFSESQSKAQADRCLACGNPYCEWKCPVHNYIPNWLKLANEGRIIEAAELSHQTNSLPEVCGRVCPQDRLCEGSCTLNDEFGAVTIGNIERYINDKAIEMGWRPDVSSVQPTGKRVAIIGAGPAGLACADVLTRNGVKAVVYDRHPEIGGLLTFGIPAFKLEKEVMTKRREIFTEMGIEFQLNTEVGKDIQLSDLLTEYDAVFLGVGTYQSMRGGLENEDAPGVYDALPFLIANTKQLMGFATGEQEPYTSMQGKRVVVLGGGDTAMDCLRTSIRQGATHVTCAYRRDEENMPGSKREVKNAREEGVEFRFNLQPLSIEINGAGKVCGVRVIRTELGAPDANGRRRPEAVEGSEHVLEADAVIMAFGFRPHKMAWLAEHGVDLDAQGRIIAPEQSDSAFQTSNPKIFAGGDAVRGSDLVVTAIAEGRKAADGIMNYLEV is encoded by the coding sequence ATGAGTCAGAATGTTTATCAGTTTATCGACTTACAGCGCGTTGATCCGCCCAAGAAACCGCTGAAGATTCGTAAAATCGAGTTTGTTGAAATTTACGAGCCGTTCTCGGAAAGCCAGTCCAAGGCGCAGGCAGATCGCTGCCTGGCCTGCGGCAACCCTTACTGCGAATGGAAATGTCCGGTTCACAACTACATCCCGAACTGGCTGAAACTGGCCAACGAAGGCCGGATCATTGAAGCGGCGGAGCTGTCTCACCAGACCAATAGCCTGCCGGAAGTGTGCGGCCGCGTTTGCCCGCAGGATCGCCTGTGCGAAGGGTCTTGCACCCTGAACGACGAATTCGGCGCCGTCACCATCGGCAACATCGAGCGCTACATCAACGATAAAGCGATCGAGATGGGCTGGCGTCCGGACGTGTCGTCGGTACAGCCGACCGGCAAGCGCGTGGCTATTATCGGTGCCGGCCCTGCCGGGCTGGCCTGCGCCGACGTGCTGACCCGTAACGGCGTGAAGGCGGTGGTTTATGACCGCCACCCGGAAATCGGTGGTTTGCTGACCTTCGGTATTCCTGCTTTCAAGCTGGAAAAAGAGGTGATGACCAAACGCCGCGAAATCTTCACCGAGATGGGTATCGAATTCCAGCTTAACACCGAAGTCGGCAAAGACATTCAGTTGAGCGACCTGCTGACGGAATATGACGCCGTCTTCCTGGGCGTCGGCACCTATCAGTCGATGCGCGGCGGGCTGGAAAATGAAGACGCGCCGGGCGTATACGATGCGCTGCCGTTCCTGATTGCCAACACCAAGCAGCTGATGGGCTTCGCAACCGGCGAACAGGAACCTTACACGTCGATGCAGGGCAAGCGCGTCGTAGTGCTGGGCGGCGGCGATACGGCGATGGACTGCCTGCGCACCTCGATTCGTCAGGGCGCGACGCACGTAACCTGTGCCTACCGCCGTGATGAAGAGAACATGCCGGGCTCCAAACGCGAAGTGAAAAATGCGCGTGAAGAAGGCGTGGAATTCCGCTTCAACCTGCAGCCGCTGAGCATCGAAATCAACGGCGCGGGTAAAGTGTGCGGCGTACGCGTGATTCGTACTGAACTGGGTGCGCCGGATGCCAATGGCCGCCGTCGTCCGGAAGCGGTGGAAGGGTCTGAGCATGTGCTGGAAGCGGATGCTGTCATCATGGCGTTCGGTTTCCGTCCGCACAAGATGGCATGGCTGGCGGAGCACGGTGTGGATCTGGATGCACAGGGTCGCATCATCGCGCCGGAGCAGAGCGACAGCGCTTTCCAGACCTCAAACCCGAAAATCTTCGCCGGCGGCGATGCGGTGCGTGGCTCCGACCTGGTGGTCACGGCGATCGCCGAAGGCCGCAAAGCGGCTGACGGCATCATGAACTATCTGGAAGTGTAA
- the rpsI gene encoding 30S ribosomal protein S9 — MAENQYYGTGRRKSSAARVFIKPGSGNIVINQRTLEQYFGRETARMVVRQPLELVDMVGKLDLYITVKGGGISGQAGAIRHGITRALMEYDESLRSELRKAGFVTRDARQVERKKVGLRKARRRPQFSKR, encoded by the coding sequence ATGGCTGAAAATCAATACTACGGCACTGGTCGCCGCAAAAGCTCCGCCGCTCGCGTATTTATCAAACCGGGTAGCGGCAACATCGTCATCAACCAGCGTACTCTGGAACAGTACTTCGGCCGCGAAACTGCTCGCATGGTCGTTCGCCAGCCGCTGGAACTGGTCGACATGGTTGGTAAACTGGATCTGTACATCACCGTTAAAGGTGGTGGTATCTCCGGTCAGGCCGGTGCTATCCGTCATGGTATCACCCGCGCTCTGATGGAATACGACGAATCTCTGCGTTCTGAATTGCGTAAAGCTGGCTTCGTTACTCGTGACGCTCGTCAGGTTGAACGTAAAAAAGTTGGTCTGCGCAAAGCACGTCGTCGTCCGCAGTTCTCCAAACGTTAA
- the gltB gene encoding glutamate synthase large subunit encodes MLYDASHERDNCGFGLIAHIEGEPSHKVVRTAIHALARMQHRGAILADGKTGDGCGLLLQKPDRFFRLVAEEHNWRLANNYAVGMLFLSRDEEKARATRRIVEEELQNETLSVLGWREVPTNPDVLGEIALSSLPRIEQIFVNAPAGWRPRDMERRLFMARRRIEKRVQDKDFYVCSLSNLVNIYKGLCMPADLPRFYLDLADLRLESAICLFHQRFSTNTVPRWRLAQPFRYLAHNGEINTITGNRQWARARAYKFKTPLIPDLLDAAPFVDESGSDSMSLDNMLELFLAGGMDIVRAMRLLVPPAWQNNPNMDPELRAFFDFNSMHMEPWDGPAGLVLSDGRYAACNLDRNGLRPARYVITKDKLITCASEVGIWDYQPDEVVEKGRVGPGELMVIDTRTGRILHSTETDDDLKSRHPYKEWMEKNVKRLVPFEELPDDQVGSRELDDALLETYQKQFGYSNEELDQVIRVLGENGQEATGSMGDDTPFAVLSSRPRIIYDYFRQQFAQVTNPPIDPLREAHVMSLATCIGREMNVFCEAEGQAHRLSFKSPILLYSDFIQLINQDPEHYRAEKIDITFDPKQRSLQDTVEKLCDEAEYKVRAGAVLLVLTDRGIAQDRLPVPAPMAVGAIQARLVEKSLRCDANIIVETASARDPHHFAVLLGFGATAIYPYLAYEALARLVDNHTIDKPYRTVMQNYRNGINKGLYKIMSKMGISTIASYRCSKLFEAVGLHNDVASRCFQGVVSRIGGANFSDFEQDLQNLSKRAWLKRQKLDQGGLLKFVYGGEYHAYNPDVVKTLQTAVHSGDYHDYQQYAKLVNERPASMLRDLLALQPQEGAAIPLEQVEPDSELFKRFDTAAMSIGALSPEAHESLAEAMNSLGGFSNSGEGGEDPARYGTNKVSRIKQVASGRFGVTPAYLVNADVIQIKVAQGAKPGEGGQLPGDKVTPYIARLRYSVPGVTLISPPPHHDIYSIEDLAQLIFDLKQVNPKAMISVKLVSEPGVGTIATGVAKAYADLITIAGYDGGTGASPLSSVKYAGCPWELGLVETQQALVANGLRHKIRLQVDGGLKTGLDIVKAAILGAESFGFGTGPMVALGCKYLRICHLNNCATGVATQDDKLRRDHYHGLPERVVNYFTFIARETRELMAELGISRLVDLIGRTDLLVELDGITAKQNKLDLSPLLHTVTPQPGKALYCTEGNPSFDKGLLNKELIAQAQAHVDARQSKTLYFDIRNTDRSVGATLSGVIAEKHGDQGLASDPIKAHFTGTAGQSFGVWNAGGVELALTGDANDYVGKGMAGGIISVRPPVGSAFRSHEASIIGNTCLYGATGGKLFAAGRAGERFAVRNSGAITVVEGIGDNGCEYMTGGIVCILGRTGVNFGAGMTGGFAYVLDEDGEFRKRVNPELVEVLDVENLAIHEEHLRGLITEHVQHTGSQRGEEILANWPVWASKFALVKPKSSDVKALLGHRSRSAAELRVQAQ; translated from the coding sequence ATGTTGTACGATGCATCCCATGAAAGAGACAACTGTGGTTTCGGATTGATCGCCCATATAGAAGGTGAACCGAGCCATAAAGTCGTGCGGACGGCGATTCACGCCCTGGCCCGCATGCAGCACCGTGGCGCGATCCTTGCCGACGGCAAGACCGGCGACGGTTGCGGCTTATTACTTCAGAAACCCGATCGTTTCTTCCGCCTGGTCGCCGAAGAACACAACTGGCGTCTGGCCAACAATTACGCGGTCGGCATGCTGTTCCTCAGCCGGGATGAAGAAAAGGCTCGGGCCACCCGTCGAATTGTCGAAGAAGAACTGCAGAATGAAACCCTGTCCGTACTCGGCTGGCGCGAAGTGCCGACCAACCCGGACGTGCTGGGTGAGATCGCGCTCTCTTCTCTGCCGCGCATCGAACAGATTTTTGTCAACGCCCCGGCCGGCTGGCGTCCGCGTGATATGGAACGCCGCCTGTTCATGGCGCGCCGCCGTATCGAGAAGCGCGTGCAGGATAAAGATTTCTATGTGTGCAGCCTCTCCAATCTGGTGAATATCTATAAAGGTCTGTGCATGCCCGCGGACCTGCCGCGGTTCTATCTGGATCTGGCGGACCTGCGTCTGGAATCGGCCATCTGCCTGTTCCACCAGCGTTTCTCCACCAATACCGTGCCGCGCTGGCGTCTGGCGCAGCCGTTCCGCTATCTGGCGCACAACGGCGAAATCAACACCATCACCGGCAACCGCCAGTGGGCTCGCGCCCGCGCCTACAAATTCAAGACCCCGCTGATTCCCGATCTGCTGGACGCCGCGCCGTTCGTGGACGAAAGCGGTTCAGACTCCATGTCGCTGGACAATATGCTGGAGCTATTCCTGGCGGGCGGGATGGACATCGTGCGCGCCATGCGTCTGCTGGTGCCGCCGGCCTGGCAGAACAACCCGAATATGGACCCGGAGCTGCGCGCCTTCTTTGACTTTAACTCCATGCACATGGAGCCGTGGGACGGTCCGGCCGGTCTGGTACTGTCCGACGGGCGCTACGCGGCCTGTAACCTCGACCGTAACGGTCTGCGTCCGGCGCGCTATGTCATCACCAAAGATAAGTTGATCACCTGCGCCTCCGAAGTGGGCATCTGGGATTACCAGCCTGACGAAGTGGTGGAAAAAGGCCGCGTCGGTCCGGGCGAACTGATGGTGATCGACACCCGTACCGGCCGTATCCTGCATTCGACCGAAACCGACGATGACCTGAAAAGCCGCCATCCGTATAAAGAGTGGATGGAGAAAAACGTCAAGCGTCTGGTGCCGTTCGAAGAGCTGCCGGACGATCAGGTCGGCAGCCGGGAGCTTGACGACGCGCTGCTGGAAACCTACCAGAAGCAGTTCGGCTACAGTAACGAAGAGCTGGATCAGGTTATTCGCGTGCTGGGGGAAAACGGTCAGGAAGCGACCGGCTCCATGGGCGACGACACGCCGTTCGCCGTGCTGTCGAGCCGTCCGCGCATCATTTACGATTATTTCCGCCAGCAATTCGCGCAGGTAACCAACCCGCCGATCGACCCGCTGCGCGAAGCACACGTGATGTCGCTCGCCACCTGTATCGGTCGTGAAATGAACGTCTTCTGCGAGGCGGAAGGTCAGGCTCACCGTCTGAGCTTCAAATCGCCGATCCTGCTCTACTCCGACTTCATTCAGTTGATCAATCAGGATCCCGAGCACTATCGCGCCGAGAAGATCGATATCACCTTCGATCCGAAACAGCGTTCATTGCAGGACACGGTTGAAAAACTGTGCGACGAAGCGGAATACAAGGTGCGCGCCGGAGCAGTATTGCTGGTGCTGACCGACCGCGGCATCGCGCAGGATCGCCTGCCGGTGCCGGCGCCGATGGCGGTGGGCGCGATTCAGGCTCGTCTGGTGGAAAAGAGCCTGCGCTGCGATGCCAACATCATCGTTGAAACCGCCAGTGCCCGCGATCCGCACCATTTCGCCGTGCTGCTCGGCTTCGGCGCTACCGCGATTTACCCGTATCTGGCCTATGAAGCGCTGGCCCGTCTGGTGGATAACCACACCATCGACAAACCGTACCGTACCGTGATGCAGAATTACCGCAACGGCATCAACAAGGGCCTGTACAAGATCATGTCCAAGATGGGGATCTCCACCATCGCCTCCTACCGCTGTTCGAAACTGTTCGAAGCGGTCGGTCTGCACAACGATGTGGCGTCCCGCTGCTTCCAGGGCGTGGTGAGCCGCATCGGCGGCGCCAACTTCAGCGACTTCGAGCAGGATCTGCAAAATCTGTCCAAACGCGCCTGGCTCAAGCGCCAGAAGCTCGATCAGGGCGGCTTGCTCAAATTTGTCTACGGCGGCGAGTACCACGCTTACAACCCGGATGTGGTGAAAACGCTGCAAACCGCGGTGCACAGCGGCGACTACCACGATTACCAGCAGTACGCCAAACTGGTGAACGAGCGCCCGGCGTCCATGCTGCGCGACCTGCTGGCGTTGCAGCCGCAGGAAGGCGCGGCTATCCCGCTGGAGCAGGTCGAGCCGGATTCTGAACTGTTCAAACGCTTCGATACCGCCGCCATGTCCATCGGCGCGCTGAGCCCCGAAGCGCATGAGTCGCTGGCGGAAGCCATGAACAGCCTGGGTGGTTTCTCCAACTCCGGCGAAGGCGGCGAAGACCCAGCGCGTTACGGCACCAATAAAGTATCGCGTATCAAGCAGGTGGCTTCCGGTCGTTTTGGCGTCACCCCGGCCTATCTGGTCAACGCCGACGTTATCCAAATCAAGGTGGCGCAGGGCGCCAAACCGGGTGAAGGCGGCCAGTTGCCGGGCGACAAAGTCACGCCGTACATCGCGCGCCTGCGTTACTCCGTACCGGGCGTGACCCTGATTTCGCCGCCGCCGCACCATGATATTTATTCGATCGAAGACCTGGCGCAGCTGATTTTCGACCTGAAACAGGTCAACCCGAAGGCGATGATTTCGGTCAAGCTGGTTTCCGAGCCGGGCGTCGGCACCATCGCTACCGGTGTGGCGAAAGCCTATGCCGACCTGATTACCATCGCCGGTTACGACGGCGGCACCGGCGCCAGCCCGCTGTCCTCGGTGAAATACGCCGGTTGCCCGTGGGAACTGGGTCTGGTGGAAACCCAGCAGGCGCTGGTCGCCAACGGCCTGCGTCACAAAATCCGCCTGCAGGTTGACGGCGGCCTGAAAACCGGTCTGGACATCGTGAAAGCGGCGATTCTGGGAGCGGAAAGCTTTGGCTTCGGCACCGGACCGATGGTGGCGCTGGGTTGTAAATACCTGCGTATCTGCCACCTGAACAACTGCGCCACCGGCGTGGCGACGCAGGATGACAAGCTGCGCCGCGACCACTATCACGGTCTGCCGGAGCGTGTGGTGAACTACTTCACCTTCATCGCCCGCGAAACCCGCGAGCTGATGGCGGAACTGGGCATCAGCCGTCTGGTGGACCTGATCGGCCGCACCGATCTGCTGGTCGAACTGGACGGTATTACCGCCAAGCAGAACAAGCTGGACCTGTCGCCGTTGCTGCACACCGTGACGCCGCAACCCGGCAAAGCGCTGTACTGCACCGAAGGTAACCCGTCGTTTGACAAGGGCCTGCTGAACAAAGAACTGATCGCGCAGGCTCAGGCGCATGTCGACGCCAGACAGAGCAAAACGCTCTACTTTGACATCCGTAACACTGACCGCTCCGTCGGCGCGACCTTGTCCGGCGTGATCGCGGAAAAACACGGCGATCAGGGGCTGGCGAGCGATCCGATCAAAGCACATTTCACCGGTACAGCCGGCCAGAGCTTCGGCGTGTGGAACGCCGGCGGCGTTGAGCTGGCCCTGACCGGCGACGCCAACGACTACGTGGGCAAAGGCATGGCTGGCGGCATTATCTCCGTACGTCCGCCGGTCGGCTCGGCCTTCCGCAGCCACGAGGCCAGCATCATCGGCAACACCTGCCTGTACGGCGCGACCGGCGGTAAGCTGTTCGCCGCTGGGCGTGCCGGCGAGCGTTTCGCGGTACGTAACTCCGGCGCCATCACCGTGGTGGAAGGCATCGGCGATAACGGCTGCGAATACATGACCGGCGGTATCGTCTGCATCCTGGGTCGTACCGGCGTCAACTTCGGCGCAGGCATGACCGGCGGCTTCGCCTACGTGCTGGATGAGGACGGCGAATTCCGCAAACGCGTCAACCCGGAACTGGTTGAAGTGCTTGATGTGGAAAATCTGGCGATTCATGAAGAGCATCTGCGCGGGCTGATTACCGAGCACGTCCAGCACACCGGCTCGCAACGCGGTGAGGAAATCCTCGCCAACTGGCCGGTCTGGGCATCGAAATTTGCGCTGGTAAAGCCGAAATCAAGTGATGTGAAAGCGTTGTTGGGTCATCGTAGTCGTTCCGCAGCGGAGCTGCGGGTACAGGCGCAGTAA